A single window of Sphingobacterium sp. ML3W DNA harbors:
- a CDS encoding CHAP domain-containing protein, producing the protein MKTSQFIVSAAEWYNGRTEKTGNAGFHDPSFEKELKSVGWYKGLAWCAFFTKLIYTKAYASVPLSSVIRNRFNGGALATYNNAKADGILKVSDVPAVGAIAVWQHGSSSAGHVGIVKSFDLKTNTMHCIEGNTNASGSREGDQVAIKARTIKRARTASGLNLKGFILPIEL; encoded by the coding sequence ATGAAAACTAGTCAATTTATAGTTTCGGCTGCGGAATGGTACAATGGTCGTACTGAGAAGACTGGTAATGCTGGCTTTCATGATCCATCTTTTGAAAAGGAGTTGAAGTCAGTGGGTTGGTACAAAGGATTGGCATGGTGTGCTTTCTTTACCAAGTTGATCTATACGAAGGCTTATGCTTCTGTTCCTCTTTCAAGTGTGATACGTAATCGCTTTAACGGTGGTGCATTGGCAACATATAATAATGCTAAGGCTGATGGCATATTGAAAGTGTCGGATGTCCCTGCTGTGGGTGCGATAGCTGTTTGGCAACATGGTTCTAGCTCGGCTGGTCATGTGGGTATTGTGAAGTCTTTTGATCTAAAAACAAATACCATGCATTGTATTGAAGGTAATACGAATGCGTCTGGGAGTCGTGAAGGTGATCAAGTGGCTATTAAAGCTCGGACTATTAAAAGGGCTCGAACTGCTTCGGGTTTGAATTTGAAGGGGTTCATATTACCAATCGAATTATAA
- a CDS encoding phage holin family protein: MKHIEKLLRTFEYESWSDLTSSLFPSIKYNMSAVVLSTSALSVATYKIFGLDVLATIAFVCVMIVEVFSGMIASKVAQIPASSTKMSRFSLKMACYLVMLFVSNSFAESFNVKGSNVGYWFFDWLHLFLAVHIATENIISIGENLGVINGKGKTYWISQIQDKVNELFKLKRNEN, from the coding sequence ATGAAGCACATCGAAAAACTGTTAAGAACATTTGAGTATGAAAGCTGGTCGGATCTGACCAGCTCTCTATTTCCTTCAATCAAATATAATATGTCTGCTGTAGTTCTTTCGACAAGTGCACTTTCAGTAGCGACATACAAGATTTTTGGACTCGATGTGTTGGCCACTATTGCCTTTGTCTGCGTCATGATAGTGGAAGTGTTTTCAGGCATGATTGCGTCGAAAGTAGCACAGATACCTGCAAGTTCGACCAAGATGAGTCGCTTCAGTTTGAAGATGGCTTGTTATCTGGTAATGCTATTTGTCAGTAACTCTTTTGCAGAAAGTTTTAATGTTAAGGGGTCAAATGTCGGCTACTGGTTTTTTGATTGGTTGCATTTATTTCTTGCAGTTCATATCGCAACTGAGAATATTATCAGCATAGGTGAAAATCTTGGCGTAATCAACGGTAAAGGAAAAACTTATTGGATCAGCCAGATTCAGGATAAAGTGAACGAATTATTTAAGTTAAAAAGAAATGAAAACTAG
- a CDS encoding HK97 family phage prohead protease, giving the protein MAKTFVLNDESITNSYGFRIMNEGIDLERFKANPVMLSDHWNSTNNVIGRWENIRIEGNQLLADAVFDLNDEDAVKISSKVDGGFLKGCSMGITFSHQFMEERPDGSYWLLKAELFEVSIVAVPSNANSIKLYSKTGELLDEEQITLSLKSVNKLNIDKQNKTMSKLMLSAACVAVLSTYGLQSAESLEEVDGAVLKLSAKFTASEIALKNEKDQHAALKAAVKSEKEKVFNELLDKAKLTVDERKDFEELAEIKYDLAFRQVEKLVNNKTSLTELSSRKKTTIEGKEKWTYAEWQDKAPEELELMFKEDPEKFAELFG; this is encoded by the coding sequence ATGGCAAAAACATTTGTATTAAACGATGAATCCATCACCAATAGTTACGGGTTCAGGATCATGAATGAGGGTATCGACCTCGAAAGATTCAAAGCTAACCCAGTAATGCTGTCGGATCACTGGAACTCGACGAACAACGTTATCGGACGATGGGAAAACATCCGTATTGAAGGGAATCAATTATTGGCAGATGCCGTTTTTGATTTGAATGATGAAGATGCAGTAAAAATTTCAAGCAAGGTTGATGGCGGTTTTTTAAAGGGTTGCTCGATGGGTATCACTTTTAGTCATCAGTTCATGGAAGAAAGACCGGACGGCTCGTACTGGCTCTTAAAAGCTGAACTTTTTGAAGTGTCGATCGTAGCGGTGCCGAGCAATGCCAACTCTATTAAGCTCTATTCTAAAACAGGGGAACTCCTCGATGAGGAACAAATTACGCTTTCTCTAAAATCAGTCAATAAATTAAATATCGATAAGCAAAACAAGACTATGTCAAAATTAATGTTAAGTGCTGCCTGTGTAGCTGTATTGTCTACCTATGGTCTGCAAAGCGCAGAATCACTCGAGGAAGTGGACGGCGCCGTATTGAAACTTTCTGCAAAATTCACAGCTTCAGAAATTGCCCTTAAAAATGAAAAGGATCAGCATGCAGCTCTCAAAGCAGCTGTTAAGTCCGAGAAAGAAAAGGTTTTCAATGAATTGTTGGATAAAGCCAAGCTGACCGTAGATGAACGCAAGGACTTTGAAGAGCTTGCTGAGATTAAATATGATCTGGCATTTCGTCAAGTTGAAAAATTGGTCAACAATAAAACCTCATTAACTGAACTTTCAAGCCGTAAAAAGACAACAATCGAAGGGAAGGAAAAATGGACTTATGCGGAATGGCAGGACAAGGCTCCCGAAGAGCTTGAATTGATGTTCAAAGAAGATCCTGAAAAATTTGCAGAGCTATTCGGATAG
- a CDS encoding DUF935 family protein produces the protein MAKKKDKEIKPSKAVLKRVLDYKLKSISHTRKDIKDWTMATNMVNYVEEPSNYMLQELLNVISNDGHLTSQRQNLKDQIFSSPFTIYHDDKEDDGETRLLRNSSGFKKIIGTIHETDDYAYSVIELSLNNKKLVVDVVPRANIIPQNGTFLEDYTNNSNKINYREIREFGTWILEFNKLDISQGDLGLLNKLVPHVLMKRFAQSCWSELCEIYGIPPRVLKTNTADTGMMNRGEEMMRDMGAAAWFIIDEAETLEFATGATTNGDVYRNLINLCTNEISLVIIGAVVGQDTTNGSRSKEEAAQELLWIKAQARMSHIEQEMNETVMPVLAKIGLIKEGAVFKYNEAEDTNKLFEYTKAFLNDARYFIPVEFIKEKFGVELIEVETKEIDETKNKGGQKLNAKLPDNFFD, from the coding sequence ATGGCAAAGAAAAAAGATAAAGAAATTAAGCCATCTAAGGCAGTTTTAAAAAGAGTCTTAGACTACAAACTGAAGAGTATTTCACACACTCGAAAAGACATCAAGGACTGGACAATGGCAACCAATATGGTCAATTATGTTGAAGAGCCATCAAACTACATGCTTCAGGAACTGCTGAATGTTATTTCCAACGATGGACATTTAACCTCACAGCGACAAAACTTGAAAGATCAAATATTTTCATCACCATTTACTATTTATCATGATGATAAGGAAGATGATGGTGAAACACGTTTACTACGCAATTCGTCTGGATTTAAAAAAATTATAGGAACCATACATGAGACTGATGATTATGCATACTCTGTTATTGAACTCAGTTTAAATAATAAAAAACTTGTTGTAGATGTTGTTCCAAGAGCAAATATTATCCCTCAGAACGGGACATTTTTGGAAGACTACACAAATAATTCCAACAAAATAAATTACAGAGAAATTAGAGAATTTGGAACTTGGATTCTTGAATTTAATAAATTAGATATTTCTCAGGGTGATTTAGGATTATTAAACAAATTAGTTCCACATGTACTCATGAAGCGTTTTGCGCAGTCGTGCTGGAGTGAACTGTGCGAAATATATGGTATTCCGCCCCGAGTTCTCAAAACAAATACTGCCGATACAGGAATGATGAACCGTGGGGAAGAAATGATGCGTGACATGGGAGCAGCCGCATGGTTCATTATTGACGAAGCTGAAACTTTGGAATTTGCAACAGGAGCTACCACAAATGGTGATGTATACCGTAACCTCATCAATCTATGTACGAATGAAATATCATTGGTAATCATTGGGGCTGTAGTTGGACAGGATACCACAAATGGCTCTAGATCAAAAGAGGAGGCAGCTCAAGAACTGCTCTGGATCAAAGCGCAGGCACGTATGTCTCATATCGAGCAGGAAATGAACGAAACTGTTATGCCTGTCCTCGCTAAGATTGGTTTGATAAAAGAAGGTGCTGTATTTAAATACAACGAAGCAGAGGACACGAATAAATTATTTGAGTATACCAAGGCTTTTCTTAACGATGCAAGATATTTCATTCCTGTAGAATTCATTAAGGAAAAATTTGGCGTTGAATTAATCGAGGTAGAAACAAAAGAAATTGATGAGACTAAAAACAAAGGGGGGCAAAAACTAAACGCTAAACTTCCAGATAATTTTTTCGACTAA
- a CDS encoding minor capsid protein yields the protein MSEAIKKGYDKDYVEIDFITPDYKKLHSLEKNAWQFSAAKTYTQLKEMSDALTKPDGSIRSFDEFRIQTAIITGKQLRHLKIEYQTAFGGGQMAAQWQRIQEQKHIYPYLEFIAVEDENTTALCRSLNGVIKHVDDIFWQIYFPLNHYGCRSTTKQHRTATETPDNEIVYPDIPKIFKVNLGERGLAFPEDHAYFTGMPAEVMEKSRQFFPYNMQMDILDISDETLGIIRQHFMVDTKANDYQRMLSIAAEKARKEKILVDIMPTLDPDTYPAQRLIVFPDAKKGKSSDLRIDKKLWEEEFSTKSHNINNIKHAIGAGSKQANHVIITLSEEVDSEILNRLVNGRWKDHQDLKTILFRYHDKEWIYKRP from the coding sequence TTGAGCGAAGCAATTAAAAAGGGGTACGACAAAGATTATGTAGAAATTGACTTCATTACGCCAGATTATAAAAAACTACATAGCCTAGAAAAGAATGCTTGGCAATTCAGTGCAGCGAAGACTTACACGCAGTTGAAGGAAATGTCCGATGCTTTGACTAAGCCAGATGGTTCGATCAGGTCATTTGATGAGTTCCGCATTCAAACAGCGATTATCACAGGCAAACAATTACGTCACCTCAAAATCGAATATCAAACTGCATTTGGTGGCGGTCAAATGGCTGCTCAATGGCAACGAATTCAAGAGCAAAAACACATTTACCCTTATCTGGAATTTATAGCAGTTGAAGATGAAAATACAACAGCTTTATGCCGATCGTTAAATGGCGTGATTAAGCATGTGGATGATATATTTTGGCAAATATACTTTCCGTTAAATCATTACGGATGTAGGTCAACTACCAAACAGCATCGTACAGCTACTGAGACTCCAGATAATGAAATTGTGTATCCCGACATTCCTAAGATATTTAAGGTCAATTTGGGGGAAAGAGGGCTCGCATTTCCTGAAGACCATGCATACTTTACTGGTATGCCAGCTGAAGTAATGGAGAAAAGTAGACAGTTTTTCCCATATAATATGCAGATGGACATATTAGATATTAGCGATGAGACATTAGGTATCATACGCCAACATTTTATGGTCGATACAAAAGCAAACGATTATCAACGGATGCTCAGTATTGCAGCTGAAAAAGCAAGAAAAGAAAAGATATTGGTCGATATCATGCCGACCCTTGACCCTGACACGTATCCAGCGCAAAGGCTGATTGTCTTCCCTGATGCAAAAAAAGGGAAGTCATCAGATTTACGGATAGACAAAAAACTATGGGAAGAGGAGTTTTCGACCAAGTCGCACAATATAAACAACATCAAACACGCCATCGGCGCAGGATCAAAGCAAGCAAATCATGTCATCATCACATTGAGTGAAGAAGTCGATTCAGAAATATTAAACCGATTGGTTAACGGACGTTGGAAAGATCATCAAGATTTGAAAACAATATTATTCAGGTACCATGACAAAGAGTGGATTTACAAAAGGCCATAA
- a CDS encoding phage virion morphogenesis protein, protein MSNQQNIEQFFAQFQAKVNSVQQRLPDIIGTEVVNSSLDNFRSESFFGNKWPVRKDKKNTRKLLVKTGALQRSPRIVSSMIGHVVVGSDIPYASVHNNGDMINRAARSETFIRNRYKTGKKGKMFGGMGAFSKGTTAGQGQSYKAYSYSMPIRKFLGSHPKLKSHLEAVIKQEFTNEFK, encoded by the coding sequence ATGAGCAATCAACAAAATATAGAACAATTCTTTGCACAATTCCAAGCAAAGGTCAATTCTGTGCAACAACGTCTGCCTGACATCATTGGTACGGAAGTCGTCAACTCGTCATTGGACAATTTCCGTTCGGAATCTTTCTTTGGCAATAAGTGGCCAGTACGGAAAGATAAAAAGAATACGCGAAAGCTACTTGTTAAGACAGGAGCATTACAGCGTAGCCCTCGGATAGTATCCAGCATGATAGGTCACGTGGTAGTTGGCTCAGATATCCCATACGCATCTGTTCACAACAATGGAGATATGATTAACAGAGCTGCGCGTTCAGAGACATTCATCCGCAATAGGTATAAAACTGGTAAAAAAGGAAAAATGTTTGGAGGCATGGGAGCATTCAGTAAAGGCACAACAGCAGGACAAGGTCAAAGCTATAAAGCCTATTCTTACAGTATGCCCATTCGAAAATTTCTAGGCTCACATCCAAAACTTAAGAGTCATTTGGAAGCAGTCATCAAACAAGAATTTACAAACGAATTTAAATAA
- a CDS encoding DUF4468 domain-containing protein, with the protein MKKIFLLLLMLPLFTKAQKVVDRVTMPTKDGSVFYEEVVSVDSNLVKNVLYIRALKWFADNFNDSNEVKQVEDKENGKIVGSGIFESRKNVLTGGFDRISFMIDITVKDGRYRVQFYDIKEKNIDGKGHSTYGYSSINSTYERQQKDDKYMFRGSNIKSLRFIDEKIKELIQSVNVDLSKPNSSDDF; encoded by the coding sequence ATGAAAAAAATATTCTTATTATTATTGATGTTACCTCTTTTTACGAAGGCTCAAAAAGTAGTTGATCGGGTTACAATGCCAACTAAAGATGGTTCAGTTTTTTATGAGGAGGTAGTGTCTGTTGACAGTAACTTAGTTAAAAATGTATTGTACATACGAGCATTAAAATGGTTTGCTGATAATTTTAATGATAGTAACGAAGTTAAACAGGTTGAGGATAAGGAAAATGGAAAAATAGTTGGTAGTGGAATATTTGAATCTAGAAAAAATGTTTTAACAGGTGGTTTCGACAGAATATCATTTATGATTGATATTACTGTGAAAGATGGAAGGTATAGGGTTCAGTTTTATGACATAAAGGAAAAAAACATAGATGGCAAAGGTCATTCAACTTATGGATATTCTTCTATTAATTCAACTTATGAGAGACAACAAAAGGATGATAAATATATGTTTAGAGGATCTAACATTAAATCTTTAAGATTTATTGATGAAAAGATTAAGGAATTAATTCAAAGTGTGAATGTAGATTTGTCAAAACCTAACTCATCGGATGATTTTTAA
- a CDS encoding reverse transcriptase domain-containing protein codes for MKRINNIYEQVFSIDNILLADRIARRGKAKQTGVIEFDKNYDQNIADLYKELAGNTYKTSPYRYRVIQERKERQIAILPYRDRIVHHAVMNVLEPVFVSMFTADTYSCIKGRGVHKASYALRDALKNVNDTTYCLQLDIRKFYPSVDNEILKSLLRKKIKDKEMLSLLDGIIDSSEGLPIGNYLSQYLSNFYLTYMDHHIKEVLGIRYYFRYADDMIILHADKSYLHYVHQEISSYLSSRLKLSLKPNRGPFPVSLGIDFGGYEHYHTHTLLRKIIKKAFARAIKSKKSKASIASYLGWAKHCNSKNLIKKLLNEKL; via the coding sequence ATGAAAAGAATAAACAACATATACGAACAAGTCTTCAGTATCGACAATATTTTACTTGCTGATAGAATTGCGAGACGTGGTAAGGCAAAACAGACAGGTGTGATTGAGTTCGATAAGAACTATGATCAAAACATTGCTGATCTCTATAAAGAGCTTGCTGGTAATACTTACAAGACATCACCTTATCGTTACCGAGTTATCCAGGAACGAAAGGAAAGACAAATTGCTATCCTTCCATATCGTGATCGCATTGTTCATCATGCTGTCATGAACGTTTTGGAGCCTGTCTTTGTAAGCATGTTTACTGCTGATACATATAGTTGTATAAAAGGACGGGGTGTACACAAAGCAAGCTATGCTTTACGTGATGCATTAAAGAATGTTAATGATACAACATATTGCTTACAGCTTGATATACGCAAATTTTATCCATCTGTTGATAACGAAATCTTAAAATCCTTATTAAGGAAGAAAATAAAAGATAAAGAAATGCTTTCTCTGCTTGATGGTATTATCGATAGTTCAGAAGGATTGCCGATCGGTAATTATCTCAGCCAATACCTGTCAAACTTTTATTTGACATACATGGATCACCATATCAAAGAAGTACTGGGTATTCGCTACTACTTCAGATATGCGGATGATATGATTATCCTACATGCTGATAAATCATATTTACACTACGTCCATCAAGAAATATCAAGTTATCTGTCCTCACGTCTTAAACTTAGCTTAAAACCTAATCGGGGACCATTCCCAGTGTCACTAGGAATTGACTTTGGAGGGTATGAACATTATCATACACATACCCTTTTAAGAAAGATCATTAAAAAAGCTTTCGCCAGAGCAATAAAATCAAAAAAATCAAAAGCCAGTATCGCTAGTTACCTCGGATGGGCAAAACATTGTAATTCCAAAAACTTAATAAAAAAACTTTTAAATGAAAAACTTTAG
- a CDS encoding ATP-binding protein, with amino-acid sequence MNLPKNFKTDVSAALLAVRPNYSGTDAAFAKQWGINGSVYSRIRNGETEGILRDAQWLTIGRQLNITVNQRVWNIAKTEVFCIIEEDIDFCQAHSKSKMFVDDCGIGKTFTAKYLARTRKNCFYIDASQCKTKHLFTRALAKTVGVDATGKINDVKEDVKYYLRTLPQPMIIVDEAGDLDRPALLDLKEYWNATENACGWYLMGAEGLREVIKKGINSKKVGFSEVFSRFSERYTTVVPTDLQEKQNFYKQLITDVLKVNAAPNIALKEIILKCLTKDEDNKKIGGLRRAESLLILHS; translated from the coding sequence ATGAATCTACCAAAAAATTTTAAAACAGATGTCAGTGCAGCTTTACTTGCTGTGAGACCTAATTATAGCGGCACTGATGCTGCATTTGCAAAGCAGTGGGGTATCAATGGGTCGGTGTATTCTAGGATACGTAACGGGGAGACTGAGGGTATTCTGCGTGATGCGCAATGGTTGACCATCGGACGACAATTGAACATCACGGTGAATCAGCGTGTATGGAATATTGCTAAGACTGAAGTCTTCTGCATCATCGAGGAGGATATTGATTTCTGTCAAGCGCATAGTAAATCGAAGATGTTTGTAGATGACTGTGGTATCGGTAAAACATTTACAGCTAAATATCTTGCTAGAACTCGCAAGAACTGCTTTTACATTGATGCTAGCCAGTGTAAAACTAAACATTTATTCACTCGTGCACTTGCAAAAACTGTCGGTGTCGATGCGACAGGGAAAATTAATGATGTTAAAGAAGATGTCAAATATTACTTGAGAACATTACCACAACCTATGATCATCGTTGATGAAGCAGGTGATCTGGACCGCCCAGCCTTACTTGACCTGAAGGAATATTGGAATGCTACTGAAAATGCTTGTGGCTGGTACCTGATGGGAGCTGAAGGACTCCGTGAGGTAATCAAAAAAGGTATCAATTCAAAGAAAGTCGGATTCAGCGAAGTGTTTTCCAGATTTTCAGAGCGCTATACTACGGTGGTGCCAACTGATCTGCAAGAAAAGCAGAATTTTTATAAACAACTGATTACAGATGTCCTCAAAGTAAATGCGGCTCCAAATATTGCGCTAAAAGAGATCATACTTAAATGTCTTACGAAGGATGAAGACAATAAGAAGATTGGTGGGCTGAGACGTGCTGAGTCTCTTTTAATACTGCACAGCTAA
- a CDS encoding helix-turn-helix transcriptional regulator yields MDEISTYIKDRILQVADTKGVSKEKFIENLNQKYSNYRGLSKKSAPSAEVIAEISTKYPDVNLDWILTGRGEMLKDEPQTQVYKLRNEHTVKHQQVPLYDLEASAGLVQLFQDSNSVTPIDTISIPNLPKCDGALYIVGDSMYPLLKAGDIVMYKQVHDLPNDFFWGEMYLVHIDMDGDTYTTVKYIQRSDIGPEHIKLVSYNQHHSPKDIHLSRIRVAALVKASVRINSMM; encoded by the coding sequence ATGGACGAAATTTCAACATACATCAAAGATAGAATTCTTCAAGTTGCTGATACAAAGGGTGTTTCAAAGGAAAAATTTATTGAAAATCTGAATCAAAAGTATTCCAATTATCGCGGATTATCTAAAAAATCAGCTCCTTCAGCTGAAGTTATAGCTGAAATTTCAACTAAATACCCTGATGTAAACTTAGATTGGATATTAACAGGAAGAGGAGAAATGCTAAAAGATGAACCACAAACACAAGTCTATAAATTGCGTAATGAACATACTGTAAAGCATCAGCAGGTTCCGTTATATGATCTGGAGGCATCAGCAGGGTTAGTGCAATTGTTTCAAGATAGCAACAGTGTAACACCGATAGACACGATCAGCATCCCTAATTTACCAAAATGCGATGGAGCTCTGTATATAGTAGGAGATAGCATGTATCCATTGCTTAAGGCAGGTGATATCGTTATGTATAAACAGGTTCACGATTTGCCGAATGATTTTTTTTGGGGAGAAATGTATTTAGTACATATAGATATGGATGGTGATACTTATACCACTGTTAAATATATACAGAGATCAGATATTGGACCTGAGCATATTAAGTTAGTCAGTTATAACCAACACCATTCACCAAAAGACATCCATTTATCACGCATCCGTGTAGCGGCGTTGGTTAAAGCATCAGTTCGTATCAATAGTATGATGTAG
- a CDS encoding GntR family transcriptional regulator, producing the protein MLKNKDNIFKPVIDRIKRLEDLNTLSKHECIVQGVLDAIDANELEVHSSLPSVNNMIQYLGYARETFAKAYRDLIAHGIVESKNRKGYFVVSNNTLMKQKVAVLLYAYDTFQDTLVSELRTNLPEEITVDLFFHHNNTETFEDIFNRIQGKYTVYIVAPIENESSVKLLQSIPASKLLIIDRFLDLGAGYSYIAQEFENSSYQIFEELYPKIKKYEEIIFYFRDHTAV; encoded by the coding sequence ATGTTAAAAAACAAGGATAATATTTTCAAACCAGTTATCGACAGGATTAAACGGTTAGAAGATTTGAACACATTATCGAAACATGAGTGTATTGTTCAAGGTGTTTTGGACGCAATAGATGCCAATGAACTCGAAGTGCATTCAAGTCTTCCATCTGTAAACAATATGATCCAATATTTAGGATATGCTCGGGAAACTTTTGCTAAAGCTTATCGAGATCTTATAGCACACGGAATCGTAGAATCTAAGAATAGAAAGGGATATTTTGTAGTCAGTAACAATACACTGATGAAACAAAAAGTTGCAGTTCTGCTGTATGCTTATGATACCTTTCAGGACACCTTAGTGTCCGAGTTGAGGACTAATCTCCCAGAAGAGATTACGGTTGACTTATTTTTTCATCACAATAATACAGAGACATTTGAAGATATCTTTAATCGCATTCAAGGTAAGTATACCGTATATATTGTTGCACCTATTGAGAACGAATCTTCTGTCAAGCTTTTGCAGTCTATACCGGCATCAAAGCTTTTAATTATTGATCGGTTTTTGGATCTTGGAGCCGGATATTCATATATAGCACAAGAATTTGAAAATTCTAGCTATCAGATTTTTGAGGAGTTATATCCAAAAATTAAAAAGTACGAGGAAATTATTTTTTATTTTAGAGACCATACAGCTGTATAG
- a CDS encoding cold-shock protein encodes MQEGTVKFFNVTKGFGFITPANGGQDVFVHSSGLIDDIRENESVTFEVENGQKGVNAFNVRVAR; translated from the coding sequence ATGCAAGAAGGAACAGTAAAATTCTTTAACGTTACCAAAGGTTTCGGTTTTATAACACCTGCAAATGGTGGTCAAGATGTATTTGTACATTCATCTGGTCTAATCGATGATATACGCGAAAATGAAAGCGTAACATTTGAAGTAGAAAACGGTCAAAAAGGTGTTAACGCATTCAATGTACGCGTAGCAAGATAA
- a CDS encoding fatty acid desaturase, with protein sequence MSFLDHVLQPPSYGWQDTTGKLIKPTNKEIIIEFFNRLNIFKDRRNWLPFFSWLKVIFLIPFFFIFLTNYLSWWTLLATFIYSMVIMGTHGTIWHHRYCTHGAYKFKNAFWRFLTQNLTINVIPEEIYVISHHVHHAKSDQPGDPYNAQAGFLYCFLADVNHQPISKSLSEQDYNRVHSLMLHTGVSANSYNQYKKWGSYVTPVYAVASWLLNWSFWYLAFYLMGGHALACSLFGAAGFWAVGVRTFNYEGHAKGKDKQREGSDYSIKDKSINQIWPGIVAGEWHNNHHLFPKSARSGFKPHQIDLAWYYIKLMNRLGAVSSYRDDKKLFYERYHNPYIQANQSSNEVLDVLEKGNNLKKSIKSTAE encoded by the coding sequence ATGTCATTTTTAGACCATGTACTTCAACCTCCTTCTTACGGATGGCAAGACACTACAGGCAAACTTATCAAACCTACCAACAAAGAAATCATCATTGAGTTCTTTAATAGACTTAATATATTTAAAGACCGTCGTAATTGGCTACCCTTTTTCAGCTGGTTAAAGGTCATTTTTCTCATACCCTTTTTCTTTATTTTCTTAACTAATTATCTCAGCTGGTGGACACTCTTGGCAACCTTCATATACAGTATGGTCATTATGGGTACGCATGGTACCATCTGGCATCATCGCTACTGTACACATGGTGCCTACAAGTTTAAAAATGCATTTTGGAGATTCTTAACTCAAAATCTAACCATCAATGTAATTCCGGAAGAGATATATGTGATATCGCATCATGTGCATCACGCAAAATCTGATCAACCAGGTGACCCCTACAATGCCCAGGCGGGATTTCTCTATTGTTTCCTTGCCGATGTCAATCACCAGCCAATATCAAAAAGCCTTAGCGAACAAGATTATAATAGAGTCCATTCCCTTATGTTACATACAGGTGTGTCAGCCAATTCATATAATCAATACAAAAAATGGGGATCATACGTAACCCCTGTATATGCTGTAGCTTCCTGGCTGTTGAATTGGTCATTCTGGTATCTGGCTTTCTACCTAATGGGTGGACATGCACTTGCATGCAGTCTATTTGGTGCTGCAGGTTTTTGGGCGGTAGGTGTACGTACATTTAACTATGAAGGCCATGCTAAAGGAAAAGATAAGCAACGAGAGGGTTCGGACTATAGTATTAAAGATAAGTCAATTAACCAGATTTGGCCGGGAATTGTAGCCGGGGAATGGCATAACAATCATCATCTATTTCCCAAAAGTGCACGCAGTGGTTTCAAACCGCACCAAATAGACCTCGCTTGGTATTACATCAAATTAATGAATAGGTTGGGTGCTGTATCGAGCTATAGAGATGACAAGAAATTGTTTTACGAGCGCTATCATAATCCATATATTCAAGCGAACCAGAGCTCAAACGAAGTTTTGGATGTATTGGAAAAAGGCAACAACTTAAAAAAATCTATAAAATCTACTGCAGAGTAA